A window of the Sphaerobacter thermophilus DSM 20745 genome harbors these coding sequences:
- a CDS encoding glycosyltransferase, with product MPEGNGPLPLAVVVLTRDEERHLPDCLASVQGLVTAGALLFVLDSESTDQTVAIARRFGARVAVRPFDGYASQRQAALRMVDRPWVLFLDADERLSPALTAEVIDAVRTGSPDVAGYWLPRRNWIRGREMRGGGWWPDYQLRLLRRDRAHYRVGREVHEIVDLDGPAGWLSEPLLHLNYDSLREFRAKQAHYARMRAESLRAAGQFPRRRTYIGQPAREFFRRVVRLRGYRDGPLGLVLAAILAWYELRTWIWVGPPPPPEASSVEPIALPLPEIDLSVVIVSYNVRDLLLDCLTSLEAAFAAGGMTTEIIVVDNASCDGTAEAVRRRFPSVRVVEAGANRGFAAGCNMGIRLARGRAIALLNPDTTVVGDALGTLARYLEEHPDVGVAGPRVYRPDGTTQPTRRRFPTLATGLLESTIIQDYWKNNRVLRRYYVADRSDDEEQEVDWLVGACLVARREAVEMAGLLDERFFMYSEEVEWCRRIREAGWKIMYVPSAAVTHYEGASSSQDIPARQVDFDTSKVLLFERLYGRGVARFLRAFLLASYLVRVVIEGAKGLAGHKPELRRARVALYLRAFRSRLRPGRRLS from the coding sequence ATGCCTGAGGGTAACGGGCCCCTGCCGCTGGCCGTCGTCGTGCTGACGCGCGACGAGGAGCGTCACCTGCCTGATTGCCTGGCGAGCGTGCAGGGCCTGGTAACGGCGGGCGCGCTGCTGTTCGTCCTCGACTCGGAGAGCACCGACCAGACGGTGGCGATTGCCCGGCGATTCGGCGCCCGCGTCGCCGTGCGGCCCTTCGACGGCTACGCGAGCCAGCGGCAGGCCGCGCTCCGTATGGTCGACCGGCCGTGGGTTCTGTTCCTCGACGCCGACGAACGGCTGAGCCCGGCATTGACGGCGGAGGTGATCGACGCCGTGCGCACGGGGTCGCCCGACGTGGCGGGCTACTGGCTGCCCCGTCGGAACTGGATCCGGGGGCGGGAGATGCGGGGCGGCGGTTGGTGGCCGGACTACCAGCTCCGGCTCCTGCGCCGCGACCGCGCACACTATCGCGTCGGGCGCGAGGTCCACGAAATCGTGGATCTGGATGGCCCGGCGGGGTGGCTCTCGGAACCGCTGCTGCACCTGAACTACGACAGCCTACGGGAGTTCCGCGCCAAGCAGGCGCACTACGCGCGGATGCGCGCGGAGTCGCTGCGGGCGGCCGGGCAGTTCCCGCGACGACGCACCTACATCGGCCAGCCGGCGCGCGAGTTCTTCCGCCGTGTCGTTCGCCTGCGTGGCTACCGGGACGGGCCACTTGGCTTGGTTCTCGCCGCCATCCTGGCGTGGTACGAGTTGCGCACCTGGATCTGGGTAGGCCCGCCCCCGCCGCCCGAGGCGTCCAGCGTGGAGCCAATCGCGCTGCCGCTGCCGGAGATCGACCTGAGCGTCGTGATCGTCAGCTACAACGTGCGCGACCTGCTGCTGGACTGCCTGACCTCGCTCGAGGCGGCCTTTGCGGCGGGTGGCATGACGACCGAGATCATCGTGGTCGACAACGCCTCCTGCGACGGTACCGCCGAGGCGGTGCGGCGTCGTTTCCCGTCGGTCCGGGTCGTCGAAGCCGGAGCGAACCGGGGCTTCGCCGCCGGGTGCAACATGGGGATCCGGCTGGCGCGCGGTCGTGCCATCGCCCTGCTCAATCCGGACACCACAGTGGTTGGCGATGCGCTCGGCACGCTGGCCCGTTACCTGGAGGAACACCCGGATGTCGGCGTGGCCGGCCCGCGTGTCTACCGCCCGGACGGGACCACCCAACCGACCCGGCGTCGCTTCCCGACGCTGGCGACCGGCCTGCTGGAAAGCACCATCATCCAGGACTACTGGAAGAACAACCGGGTGCTGCGGCGGTACTACGTCGCCGACCGGTCGGACGACGAGGAGCAGGAGGTCGACTGGCTGGTCGGCGCCTGCCTGGTCGCCCGGCGGGAGGCAGTGGAGATGGCGGGACTGCTCGACGAGCGCTTCTTCATGTACTCGGAAGAGGTCGAGTGGTGCCGGCGCATCCGTGAGGCGGGGTGGAAGATCATGTACGTCCCCTCGGCAGCGGTGACGCACTACGAGGGGGCCAGCAGCAGCCAGGACATCCCGGCGCGGCAGGTGGACTTCGACACCTCGAAGGTCCTGCTGTTCGAGCGGCTGTACGGCCGCGGCGTCGCCCGATTCCTCCGCGCCTTCCTGCTCGCCAGTTACCTCGTGCGGGTCGTCATCGAAGGGGCGAAGGGGCTGGCGGGCCACAAGCCGGAACTGCGGCGCGCACGGGTCGCGCTCTACCTGCGCGCGTTCCGCAGCCGCCTACGTCCCGGGAGGCGCCTGTCGTGA
- a CDS encoding glycosyltransferase: MSQRGRVLFVTGEYPPMRGGVGDYTARLIQALEDTGWQASILTAAAARDNDDPRVLPWVTRWDWTARRVVRRAVEATGADLVHIQYQTGAFAMHPVINLLPMLLRRVGPRVPVAVTFHDLRVPYLFPKAGRVRQWANRLLATSADAVIATNALDRNLLYCWPRVAERTVLIPIGSNLPDPGHVDAGAVRARLGIAEGECAVGFFGFLTRDKGVDLLLDALERQSEHRVRLVIVGGGLGDTDAANADYHRTLRERLARSSVPSTVTGHLEPRAAAEALAALDLVVLPFCQGASLRNGTLIAAVRAGAPVVTTVPAPGDALDPLVGGESVWLVPPGDVGALTHAVASLLRDASMRARMRQEARAAAAAFDWSRIAARHASVYESVLGKRAGTG; the protein is encoded by the coding sequence GTGAGCCAGCGCGGCCGCGTCCTCTTCGTCACCGGCGAGTACCCGCCGATGCGCGGCGGCGTCGGGGACTACACGGCGCGGCTGATTCAGGCGCTGGAAGACACCGGCTGGCAGGCGTCAATCCTGACAGCGGCGGCCGCCCGAGACAACGACGACCCGCGCGTCCTCCCCTGGGTCACTCGCTGGGACTGGACGGCCCGGAGGGTCGTGCGCCGCGCCGTCGAGGCGACGGGCGCGGACCTGGTGCACATCCAGTACCAGACCGGCGCCTTCGCCATGCACCCGGTGATCAACCTGCTCCCCATGCTCCTGCGGCGCGTCGGTCCTCGCGTCCCGGTCGCGGTGACCTTTCACGACCTACGCGTCCCGTACCTCTTCCCGAAAGCGGGGCGTGTCCGGCAGTGGGCGAACCGCCTGCTGGCGACCAGCGCCGACGCCGTGATCGCGACCAACGCGCTCGACCGGAATCTCCTGTACTGCTGGCCGCGGGTCGCCGAGCGGACCGTGCTCATCCCGATCGGGAGCAACCTGCCCGACCCGGGGCACGTCGATGCGGGCGCGGTCCGGGCGCGGCTCGGCATCGCGGAGGGTGAGTGTGCCGTCGGCTTCTTCGGGTTCCTCACGCGCGACAAAGGGGTGGACCTCCTGCTCGACGCCCTCGAGCGGCAGAGTGAGCACCGCGTCCGCCTGGTGATCGTTGGCGGCGGACTGGGAGACACCGACGCCGCCAACGCGGACTACCACCGGACGCTGCGCGAGCGCCTCGCCCGGAGCAGTGTGCCGTCCACGGTGACCGGCCACCTGGAGCCGCGGGCGGCGGCAGAGGCGCTGGCCGCGCTCGACCTCGTCGTGCTCCCGTTCTGCCAGGGCGCCAGCCTGCGCAACGGCACGCTCATCGCCGCGGTCCGCGCGGGCGCGCCGGTAGTGACGACGGTTCCGGCCCCTGGTGACGCGCTCGACCCGCTGGTAGGCGGAGAGAGCGTCTGGCTGGTCCCACCCGGAGACGTGGGCGCCCTGACACACGCAGTCGCGTCGCTGCTCCGCGATGCGTCAATGCGGGCACGGATGCGTCAGGAGGCGCGGGCGGCCGCCGCCGCGTTCGACTGGTCCCGGATCGCGGCACGGCACGCCTCGGTGTACGAAAGCGTGCTGGGGAAGCGCGCCGGTACCGGGTGA
- a CDS encoding glycosyltransferase family 2 protein yields the protein MSETGGDIDITTIVVSWNTRDLLARCLASVERELEATGLRGEIVVVDNASTDGTAKMVRERFPAASLVALEENRGFAAANNLALARARGAAVLLLNPDAELLPGALDALWRALHAAPHVGMAGALLLNPDGTVQSAGYRFPGLTQVLLDFFPIHPRLVGSRLNGRISPGDGLSPVAIDHPLGACMLVRREVVDTVGGMDEGYFLYSEEIDWCRRIARAGWTIVTAPAARVIHHGGQSTSQVPDAMFLQLHRSRARYFRRYHSPRFVRAVALAARAAAVVETLRGGPRASALREVAGIYAVAEAADA from the coding sequence ATGAGCGAGACCGGGGGCGACATCGACATCACCACGATCGTCGTCTCCTGGAACACGCGCGACCTGCTGGCGCGCTGCCTGGCGTCGGTCGAGCGCGAGTTGGAGGCGACCGGGCTCCGCGGCGAAATCGTGGTGGTCGACAACGCCTCGACCGACGGGACGGCGAAGATGGTGCGGGAGCGCTTCCCGGCCGCGTCGCTGGTGGCGCTGGAAGAGAACCGGGGCTTCGCGGCGGCCAACAACCTGGCCCTGGCGCGGGCCCGTGGCGCGGCCGTGTTGCTGCTGAACCCCGATGCCGAGTTGCTCCCCGGTGCGCTGGATGCTCTGTGGCGGGCTCTGCATGCGGCGCCGCACGTCGGGATGGCCGGCGCGCTCCTGTTGAACCCGGACGGCACAGTGCAGTCGGCGGGGTATCGTTTCCCGGGGCTGACGCAGGTCCTGCTTGACTTCTTCCCGATCCACCCGCGCCTCGTCGGCTCGCGCCTGAACGGTCGGATCTCCCCGGGAGATGGGCTCAGCCCGGTTGCCATCGACCACCCGCTGGGGGCCTGTATGCTGGTCCGTCGGGAGGTGGTCGATACGGTTGGCGGGATGGATGAGGGATACTTCCTCTACAGCGAGGAGATTGATTGGTGCCGGCGGATCGCCCGGGCAGGGTGGACGATCGTGACCGCTCCCGCCGCGCGGGTGATCCACCACGGCGGGCAGAGTACGAGTCAGGTACCCGACGCCATGTTCCTTCAGCTCCACCGCAGTCGCGCCCGCTACTTCCGGCGCTACCACTCGCCCCGCTTCGTCCGCGCCGTTGCGCTGGCTGCGCGTGCCGCGGCGGTGGTCGAGACGCTGCGGGGTGGACCGCGTGCTTCGGCACTGCGGGAGGTCGCGGGCATCTACGCCGTCGCGGAGGCGGCCGATGCCTGA
- a CDS encoding NERD domain-containing protein, with amino-acid sequence MRLVVHRGFMRQRRRTARLMVLTGLLGLFASFPLTLQTQLIVLAYAVLIVGFILFNTGMQQLAKWGRSPRPDEILDQHLRRLNDRYTLIHYPQIPGFAPEHVLVYPGGLVVLTTRLVFGGVRVENNRWRRLGRRWLALFNLAGPPLGNPTLENQRQQEALKQFLESRQLPGADLIDGMIVFVHPQVQLEVISSDLTVVRGDELLAAVRDLGTEALLHNKQREEIIAALSEGEEVEGPISIPSRDPNARRAEV; translated from the coding sequence ATGCGGCTGGTCGTCCACCGCGGGTTCATGCGACAGCGCCGCCGCACGGCGCGACTGATGGTGCTGACGGGCCTGCTCGGGCTCTTCGCCTCGTTCCCGCTTACCTTGCAGACGCAACTCATCGTGCTGGCCTACGCGGTCCTGATCGTGGGCTTTATCCTGTTCAACACCGGCATGCAACAACTCGCCAAGTGGGGCCGCAGCCCACGACCGGATGAGATCCTCGACCAGCACCTGCGCCGGCTCAACGACCGCTACACACTGATCCACTACCCGCAGATCCCGGGCTTCGCCCCGGAGCACGTCCTGGTCTACCCGGGCGGTCTGGTCGTCCTGACCACGCGCCTGGTCTTCGGCGGCGTACGCGTCGAGAACAACCGCTGGCGCCGGCTCGGTCGCCGCTGGCTGGCACTATTCAACCTGGCAGGGCCGCCGCTCGGCAACCCTACCCTCGAGAACCAGCGCCAGCAGGAAGCCCTCAAGCAATTCCTGGAGTCTCGGCAGTTGCCCGGCGCCGACCTGATCGACGGCATGATCGTCTTCGTCCACCCGCAGGTCCAGTTGGAGGTCATCTCGTCCGACCTGACCGTGGTCCGTGGGGATGAACTCCTGGCAGCAGTGCGCGACCTGGGGACCGAAGCCCTCCTGCACAACAAGCAGCGCGAGGAGATCATCGCCGCCCTCTCGGAGGGCGAAGAGGTCGAGGGGCCGATCTCGATCCCGAGCCGCGACCCCAACGCCCGGCGCGCAGAGGTCTAG
- the holB gene encoding DNA polymerase III subunit delta', translating into MEIAATPWPIVGHTVAVEMLARAARTGQVAHAYLFSGPEGIGRFTLARIFAQALLCEAPADERPCGRCSACQRVERGVHPDVSVISRETQAATEERGDGKHTRISIETVRNLRASISLRPMEGRWRVAIIAESDLLSRDAFDALLKTLEEPPPFVVLILIATEAEALPETIRSRCQPVPLEPLSRSAVAAELTRRGIPPEDAATIASLSRGRIGHALALAADPEALNARRQAVDAGLEMIESPLAAIAGARRLADTYRRGQRDVVERQIDLLLGLWRDLLLLAGGCDDAIVNADRRDRLARLARQWTLAEIHRGVVATLQALGDLAINAQPRLVLDHMVTQWPQPR; encoded by the coding sequence ATGGAGATTGCCGCCACCCCCTGGCCGATCGTCGGCCATACCGTCGCCGTTGAGATGCTCGCCCGTGCAGCTCGCACGGGCCAGGTGGCGCACGCCTATCTCTTCTCCGGTCCCGAGGGGATCGGCCGCTTCACGCTGGCGCGCATCTTCGCCCAGGCGCTCCTCTGTGAGGCGCCAGCAGACGAACGCCCCTGCGGCCGCTGCTCTGCCTGCCAGCGGGTGGAGCGGGGAGTCCACCCGGACGTGTCAGTCATCAGCCGCGAGACCCAGGCGGCCACCGAGGAGCGCGGCGACGGGAAGCACACCCGCATCTCCATCGAGACCGTCCGCAACCTTCGCGCATCGATCTCCCTGCGGCCGATGGAGGGCCGCTGGCGCGTCGCCATCATCGCCGAAAGCGACCTCCTCTCCCGCGACGCCTTTGACGCGCTGCTCAAGACGCTGGAGGAGCCGCCGCCCTTCGTCGTCCTCATCCTCATCGCCACCGAGGCGGAGGCCCTCCCGGAGACGATCCGCTCACGCTGCCAGCCCGTGCCGCTCGAGCCGCTAAGCCGCAGTGCCGTTGCCGCCGAGTTGACCCGGCGCGGCATCCCGCCGGAGGACGCTGCGACGATTGCGAGCCTGTCCCGCGGGCGCATCGGCCACGCGCTGGCGCTCGCGGCGGACCCCGAGGCGCTCAACGCGCGGCGTCAGGCGGTCGACGCCGGGCTGGAGATGATCGAGAGCCCGCTCGCGGCCATCGCCGGGGCCCGGCGCCTGGCCGATACCTACCGTCGCGGCCAGCGCGACGTGGTCGAGCGGCAGATCGACCTCCTGCTCGGGCTGTGGCGCGACCTGCTCCTGCTCGCGGGTGGCTGTGACGACGCCATCGTCAACGCCGACCGGCGTGATCGCCTGGCCCGGCTCGCGCGGCAGTGGACGCTGGCCGAGATCCACCGCGGGGTCGTCGCCACCCTCCAGGCGCTCGGCGACCTCGCCATCAACGCGCAGCCACGATTGGTACTCGACCACATGGTGACCCAATGGCCTCAGCCGCGATGA